From the Rhinatrema bivittatum chromosome 3, aRhiBiv1.1, whole genome shotgun sequence genome, one window contains:
- the FILIP1 gene encoding filamin-A-interacting protein 1 isoform X5: MLVDERQMHIEQLGQQSQKLQDLTQKLQEEDEKLRAVSLKANEDSQKLIKVEAELEHKTSKYSQEHEEMTAKLVNQESNNRHLRLKFVGLTRRIEELEETNQNLQKAEEELKELREKIAKGECGNSSLMAEVENLRKRVLEMEGKDEEITKTESQCKELRKKLQEEEHHSKELKLEVEKLQKRMLELEKLEEAFNKSKSECSQLHLNLERERNVTKDLVNELEVIKARVKELESSEGRLEKVELNLKDDLTKLKSFTVMLVDERKNMMEKIKQEECKVEDLNLNLKKEQGKVMEVTEKLIDESKKLLKLKSEMEKKVYHLTKEREEWIGKLRNEEEKSRELGSRVDLFKKRIEDIEEAEREAAQIKAKKEFEAACQEDNKTKELILEIDRLRKRLKQLEVVEGDLMKTEDEYDQLEQKFRTEQDRANHLSLQLEELKIQISKNKAIERGEVVSQEAELRHRFRLEEAKSKDLRAEVQALKEKIHELMNKEDQLSQLQVDYSVLQKRFLEEENRNKNMGEDVMNLTKELELSKRYSRAIRPSMNGRRMVDVPVTSTGIQTDVISNEATEEETPAVFIRKSFQEENHIMSNLRQVGLKKSMERSPVLERYPPAAHELNIRKSWIPWMRKRENGPQLTHEKGTRSNSSSGQPGDVFLSPKQGQPLHIRVTPDHENSTATLEITSPPAEDFFSSTTVIPTLGHQKPRITIIPSSNVMSQKVKGSESSVSPERAMSPVTITTFSREKPTESMKPAFTDRPTSPIQILTVSTSAAPAEISVSPESQEMTMGRAVFKVTPEKQTVPTPIRKYNSNANIITTEDNKIHIHLGSQFKRSPVASSEGVSPVITVRPLNIAMENKEVSTGTVLRSPRNNLSSRPVANKVTSTITITPVTTSSTRGTQSVTTQDGSSQRPTPTRIPVSKGMKAGKPVVAGPGAGNLTKFEPRAESQSMKIELKKSSASSCASLGGGKG; encoded by the coding sequence ATGCTAGTGGATGAAAGGCAAATGCACATTGAACAACTGGGACAACAAAGTCAAAAGTTGCAAGACCTTACTCAGAAGCTTCAGGAAGAAGACGAGAAACTTCGAGCTGTTTCCTTAAAAGCAAATGAAGATAGCCAAAAACTGATAAAGGTAGAAGCAGAGCTTGAGCACAAGACTTCAAAGTATTCTCAGGAGCATGAAGAAATGACTGCTAAATTAGTTAATCAAGAGTCGAATAACCGACATCTTAGACTTAAATTTGTGGGTTTGACTCGCAGAATAGAGGAGCTGGAAGAAACCAACCAAAATCTTCAGAAAGctgaggaagaactaaaagaacTTAGAGAGAAGATAGCAAAAGGAGAATGTGGAAACTCCAGTTTGATGGCTGAGGTGGAAAACCTACGTAAACGTGTGCTTGAAATGGAAGGTAAAGATGAGGAGATCACAAAAACTGAATCGCAGTGCAAAGAACTGAGAAAGAAACTACAAGAAGAAGAACACCACAGTAAAGAATTGAAACTGGAAGTAGAAAAATTGCAGAAGAGAATGTTGGAACTGGAAAAGTTGGAAGAGGCATTTAACAAAAGTAAATCTGAATGCTCCCAGCTTCACCTTAATTTGGAGCGAGAGAGAAATGTAACTAAAGACTTAGTAAATGAGTTAGAAGTGATAAAGGCTCGGGTAAAAGAACTTGAGTCTTCAGAAGGGAGATTGGAGAAAGTTGAGCTCAATTTAAAAGATGACCTTACAAAGCTAAAATCATTTACTGTTATGCTAGTAGATGAAAGGAAGAATATGATggagaaaataaaacaagaagaGTGTAAAGTTGAAGACTTAAACCTGAACTTAAAGAAAGAACAGGGTAAAGTTATGGAAGTAACAGAAAAACTGATAGATGAAAGTAAAAAGCTTTTGAAACTTAaatcagaaatggaaaaaaaagtgtaCCATTTGACAAAAGAAAGGGAAGAATGGATAGGCAAACTAAGAAATGAGGAAGAAAAGTCAAGAGAATTAGGTTCTAGGGTAGATCTGTTTAAAAAGAGGATAGAAGATATAGAGGAAGCAGAAAGAGAAGCAgcacaaataaaagcaaaaaaagaatttgaagctGCCTGCCAAGAAGATAACAAGACTAAGGAACTGATCCTTGAAATTGATAGATTGAGAAAACGCCTCAAACAACTAGAAGTGGTTGAAGGTGATTTAATGAAGACTGAAGATGAGTATGACCAGCTTGAACAGAAATTTAGGACTGAGCAAGACCGAGCAAATCACCTTTCCCTGCAGCTGGAGGAACTTAAGATCCAGATAAGCAAAAACAAAGCAATAGAGAGAGGGGAGGTAGTGAGCCAGGAAGCAGAGCTACGGCACAGATTTCGCCTGGAAGAGGCCAAAAGCAAAGATCTAAGAGCAGAAGTTCAAGCTCTTAAGGAGAAGATTCATGAGCTGATGAACAAAGAAGACCAACTGTCCCAGCTACAAGTTGACTATTCAGTTCTTCAGAAAAGATTTCTAGaagaagaaaatagaaacaaGAATATGGGAGAAGATGTCATGAACTTGACAAAAGAATTGGAACTTTCTAAACGTTATAGTCGTGCCATTAGACCCAGCATGAATGGTAGGAGAATGGTAGATGTTCCTGTGACTTCCACTGGTATTCAAACTGATGTCATATCCAATGAAGCAACTGAAGAAGAAACACCAGCAGTGTTCATAAGGAAATCATTTCAAGAGGAAAATCATATCATGAGTAATCTGAGGCAGGTTGGGCTGAAGAAATCTATGGAACGATCACCCGTTCTTGAAAGGTATCCTCCAGCAGCACATGAACTCAATATCAGGAAATCCTGGATCCCCTGGATGAGGAAGAGGGAAAATGGTCCTCAGCTTACTCATGAGAAAGGAACTCGTTCAAACAGTAGTTCTGGTCAACCTGGGGACGTTTTCCTCTCACCAAAGCAGGGGCAACCACTTCATATTCGGGTAACTCCAGATCACGAGAATAGCACAGCTACTTTGGAAATAACTAGTCCACCTGCTGAGGATTTCTTTTCAAGTACAACTGTGATCCCTACATTAGGACACCAGAAACCACGGATTACTATTATTCCTTCTTCAAATGTTATGTCTCAAAAGGTAAAAGGTAGTGAAAGCTCAGTGTCACCAGAACGTGCCATGTCACCTGTAACCATAACAACATTCTCCAGAGAAAAGCCTACAGAAAGTATGAAACCAGCTTTCACTGACAGACCTACATCCCCTATCCAGATATTAACGGTGTCAACATCTGCAGCACCAGCAGAAATATCAGTTTCTCCTGAATCCCAAGAAATGACCATGGGGCGTGCAGTTTTCAAGGTAACTCCAGAAAAACAAACTGTCCCAACGCCAATCCGCAAATACAACTCTAATGCCAATATTATAACAactgaagacaacaaaattcACATTCATTTGGGTTCCCAGTTTAAAAGATCTCCTGTTGCTTCTTCGGAGGGAGTAAGTCCAGTGATAACAGTCAGACCTCTAAATATAGCCATGGAAAACAAGGAGGTTTCAACTGGGACAGTGCTTCGTTCGCCTAGGAACAATCTGTCTTCAAGGCCTGTAGCTAACAAAGTGACAAGCACCATCACTATAACTCCTGTTACAACATCATCCACACGAGGAACCCAGTCAGTG